The Cyanobacteriota bacterium DNA segment CAACTGCTCCTGGGCTGAAGGTGCCCCCTGCACTAGCGCCTAAAAAGCTAGATGGTGCAGCCTTAAAGTTGGCCTATAGCAAGGGTGAGCGAGACTTTTCTAACTGCGATTTAAGTAATGCTGTTGTGACGGGTGCAAACCTACAAGGTGCTAGTTTTAATCAGAGCAAGCTCAACAAGGCAAACTTACAAGGCGCAAATTTGCATAAGGCAGATTTTGGTCGGGCAGCTTTAGTGGCTGCAAATTTAAGGGATGCCAATCTGTCGAAGACCTATTGCAGTTATGCCAACTTCCAAGGGGCTGATTTGCGTGGGGCGAATTTTACGAATGCTTATTTATCGAATGCTAACCTGCGGGGTGCGAACCTGTGTGGTGCTAATTTGACAGGTGCCCAGATCAGTAATGACCAACTAGCTCAGGCCCGCACGAATTTGCTGACAATTTTACCCAGTGGCAAGAAGGGCCTGTGGGGGGGTACTTAACTAGCTGGCTCACGCTTAATTAGTCGATATTAGTCGATAGTCGGTTGCTTGTCGCGCATGGTCTAGCGCATTAGCAGGGATATGGATTGTAGGAGGCCGATTGTTACCCCCAAAATGCCACCAAGGTTGACAATTGCCTGTAACTCTTCCCGAACAATGGCCTGCACAGCATCTTCCATATTCTTGGGTGGGGTAGCCTTAATGCGATCAACAATGACTTGATCTAAGTTAAGAACAGGCAACACCTGCTCCATCAGTTTTTCTAAATCTGCGTCTAAGTAGCGATCGAGAATCAATGCTAGTTCCTTGCTCACTAGTTCTAGGGATACATCGGTGATAGCAGAATTGCGCAGACGGCTAATGATTAGGGCAGCGATGTTTTGCCAATCGATCGACCTCCCTAGTCCCTGAATTAAATCTGCACCACGGGTTTGTAGGTATACACGTACACTATCCCGCATGGTGCGTCGCAATTGCCTTACGGTAGAGACGGGTAGATTTTGCAATGAGAGCGTCTTGAGAAATGCCTTTAACCGCTGCTGAATGCTGAGGGATTGAATCAACTCGGCTAAGCGGGTATTAGCTTGTTCCTTTTCGTCTAAACAATAACTGCGAAGCCGGGTCAGGGCGTTGCGGAGTCCAAACAGGTTAGCAATGACCCAATAGGTACCACTGGACTTTTCTCGAAAGCCTTCGTCAATAATTTGAATATTACGATCGGTCAAAAAGTCTACAAGTGCTAGACGCAATACATCTGGTGGTAGGATCACCTGTAATAGCCATTCCGCCAATTTATCAGCCTGTTCATCCGTGAGCTGAAATTCTAGCAGCACTTGGTCAAAAATTTGATTCAGTTGTGCTTCTAGAAAGTCTTCGCGGCGAGCCAGCACCTTGAGAACGCGGGGTAGGGATTGGCTGCATAGGTCTTCAAGCACATTAGCTAAGATGCGGGCAGTGCGTTCTTCGCGGTCTTGATGCTGGATTTGGTCAAGGGCCAGCCTTAGCAGCCATAGGATTGCCGCCTGGACGCGATCGGTATCCAACAGACGGCGTGCCATGTTATGTAGCTCGTCTGGCGTGAGTAGGGATCCCATGATGGCTTGGGAAACTCGCAGGGCTAAGCGCTCTTGGTTGCGGGGAATTAATCCGGGTGTGAAGGGAATGCGTCGTTGACCAATGTAGTAAGCTCGGTAAGGACGAAACAGCATCTTAATGGCAATATCGTTGGTGAAATAGCCGATAACGCCACCTACGATCGGTGGAGCTACATAAAGCCAAACAGTATACAGGTCAGTTGCCACGAGCCTACTTGGTTACCACTAACATTCCCATCGTACCGCCCGCAATAGGATAGTGGACGGCGGCTGTGAAGCCACATTGCTTAGCTAACGTCACCTGTTCAGCCCCAGTGGGAAATCGCTCTAGACTGGGCAATAGATAGGCATAGTCTGCTTGGAAGCCCATTTGCTGAGCGACGGGCACAACAATCGTATTTAA contains these protein-coding regions:
- a CDS encoding DUF445 family protein; the encoded protein is MATDLYTVWLYVAPPIVGGVIGYFTNDIAIKMLFRPYRAYYIGQRRIPFTPGLIPRNQERLALRVSQAIMGSLLTPDELHNMARRLLDTDRVQAAILWLLRLALDQIQHQDREERTARILANVLEDLCSQSLPRVLKVLARREDFLEAQLNQIFDQVLLEFQLTDEQADKLAEWLLQVILPPDVLRLALVDFLTDRNIQIIDEGFREKSSGTYWVIANLFGLRNALTRLRSYCLDEKEQANTRLAELIQSLSIQQRLKAFLKTLSLQNLPVSTVRQLRRTMRDSVRVYLQTRGADLIQGLGRSIDWQNIAALIISRLRNSAITDVSLELVSKELALILDRYLDADLEKLMEQVLPVLNLDQVIVDRIKATPPKNMEDAVQAIVREELQAIVNLGGILGVTIGLLQSISLLMR